The following proteins come from a genomic window of Finegoldia magna ATCC 29328:
- a CDS encoding bifunctional folylpolyglutamate synthase/dihydrofolate synthase, producing the protein MNSELIYEYLDKIGRDGYKLGLDRMQKTLKILGNPEKSFKIIHVAGTNGKGSTSTFIYQTLKEHGYKTGLFTSPHIINFYDRIKIDKEISEEDFMRIFEIIKDTIEKNDIKVSTFEFITLCAIYYFAEQKCEYVVLEVGMGGRLDATNATDETLLSVITKIGLDHQEYLGNTLEEIAYEKACIMKQNGRCVVYDQQESVLDVFREVAEERNNKLYICDFDEAKNIEINATHNSFDWKNLHIETRLVGRYQLFNAQLALTAIDVLRDELDLSDEDIINGFKNAYIPARFDVIRHNPTVIYDGGHNADGVKALKSSIESVFGDKKIVFVYGVLKDKDYNDEIKLIHENAKAFVTFTPDSPRALKAEDLKKQIEVYSDNVVAKSNVNDAVDYAIEHFKDDVIIIFGTLYSAEQAYEHL; encoded by the coding sequence ATGAATAGCGAATTAATTTATGAATATTTAGATAAAATCGGAAGAGATGGTTACAAGTTGGGACTTGATAGAATGCAAAAAACTTTGAAGATTCTAGGCAATCCCGAAAAAAGTTTTAAAATAATCCATGTTGCTGGAACTAACGGGAAAGGCTCAACATCAACTTTTATATACCAAACGCTTAAAGAACATGGATATAAAACTGGACTTTTCACATCGCCTCACATAATTAATTTCTACGATAGAATAAAAATCGACAAGGAAATTTCAGAAGAAGATTTCATGAGGATTTTCGAAATTATCAAGGATACTATTGAAAAAAATGATATAAAAGTGTCTACATTCGAATTTATAACTTTGTGTGCGATTTATTATTTTGCAGAACAAAAATGCGAATATGTTGTACTTGAAGTTGGAATGGGTGGAAGATTGGATGCAACAAATGCTACAGATGAAACATTGTTATCAGTAATTACAAAAATTGGATTGGATCATCAAGAATATTTGGGAAATACATTGGAAGAAATCGCCTACGAAAAAGCTTGCATCATGAAGCAAAACGGAAGATGTGTCGTTTACGATCAACAAGAAAGTGTATTGGACGTTTTCAGAGAGGTCGCAGAAGAAAGAAACAACAAACTATATATTTGTGATTTTGATGAAGCTAAAAACATCGAAATCAACGCAACACACAATTCTTTTGATTGGAAAAATTTGCACATTGAAACTAGATTAGTTGGTAGATATCAATTATTTAACGCTCAGTTAGCATTGACTGCGATTGACGTATTAAGAGACGAACTTGATTTGTCTGATGAAGATATTATAAATGGGTTCAAAAACGCATACATTCCTGCAAGATTTGATGTAATTAGACACAATCCTACAGTGATTTACGATGGTGGGCACAATGCCGACGGCGTAAAAGCATTAAAATCATCAATAGAATCTGTGTTTGGCGATAAAAAAATTGTATTTGTTTACGGAGTATTGAAAGACAAAGACTACAACGACGAAATCAAACTAATTCATGAAAATGCCAAAGCATTTGTTACATTTACTCCAGATTCTCCAAGAGCATTAAAAGCAGAAGATTTGAAAAAACAAATTGAAGTTTATAGTGATAATGTTGTTGCAAAATCAAATGTAAATGACGCCGTGGATTATGCTATTGAACATTTCAAGGATGATGTAATTATAATTTTTGGAACATTGTACAGTGCGGAGCAAGCCTATGAACATTTATAA
- the murB gene encoding UDP-N-acetylmuramate dehydrogenase, giving the protein MNIYKQVFDGKNIGEILYDEPMKNHTTFKIGGNCDVMIFPQNEEQIINSLQLIKQNDFAYRIIGNGSNLLVSDDGLREVVIKLHDNFNEIRIDGDLLIAQSGALLSSVSKLAINNSYAGFEAVSGIPGDIGGAITMNAGAYGTEMKDIVHRVKVIDTDLKVKYLNCDEMDFSYRHSRVQDEKLVVLEVEFILKKGDQKEILDNFHDYTERRTSKQPLELPSCGSVFKRPEGHFAGQLIDEAGLRGYRYNDAMVSEKHCGFIVNVGDAKCSDVVAVIEHVQKVVFEKFNVKLEPEVRIIGGK; this is encoded by the coding sequence ATGAACATTTATAAACAAGTTTTTGATGGAAAAAACATCGGGGAAATCTTGTACGATGAACCGATGAAAAATCACACTACTTTCAAAATTGGAGGTAATTGTGATGTTATGATATTTCCACAAAATGAAGAACAAATAATAAATTCTCTCCAATTAATTAAACAAAACGACTTTGCATACAGAATTATAGGCAACGGATCGAATTTGTTAGTTAGCGATGATGGGCTAAGAGAAGTTGTAATTAAATTACACGATAATTTCAATGAAATAAGAATTGATGGTGATCTTTTAATAGCACAATCAGGCGCGTTATTGAGCTCTGTTAGTAAATTAGCTATTAACAACTCATATGCTGGTTTTGAAGCCGTTAGCGGCATACCTGGAGACATTGGAGGGGCTATTACAATGAATGCAGGTGCCTATGGAACTGAAATGAAAGATATTGTTCACAGAGTTAAGGTGATTGATACAGATTTGAAAGTAAAATATCTTAACTGTGACGAGATGGATTTTTCATACAGACATTCAAGAGTTCAAGATGAAAAATTAGTCGTGTTGGAAGTTGAATTTATACTAAAAAAAGGCGACCAAAAAGAAATTCTCGATAATTTTCACGACTACACAGAAAGAAGAACATCAAAGCAACCTTTAGAGCTTCCTTCATGCGGCTCAGTGTTCAAAAGACCAGAGGGACACTTCGCTGGACAATTGATTGATGAAGCAGGCCTCAGAGGCTATAGGTACAATGATGCGATGGTTAGTGAGAAACATTGCGGTTTTATAGTTAATGTTGGAGATGCAAAATGCTCTGATGTTGTAGCTGTTATAGAACATGTGCAAAAAGTAGTGTTTGAAAAGTTCAATGTGAAATTAGAACCAGAAGTGAGAATTATCGGTGGAAAATAA